Proteins from a genomic interval of Thermoanaerobacterium thermosaccharolyticum DSM 571:
- a CDS encoding ABC transporter permease, which translates to MSVLSLILSSSLVLVSIFISYYQKLGVEKEVIIGSVRAVVQLTIVGYILHYIFSANNILFTLAMVIVMIIVAGNNAAKRGKGIPYVFYFITISIAFGAAITLTALILFGSIHFKPQEVIPVSGMIIGNAMVSSGLTVSRLKDEMKNRRHEIETYLSLGANSRQASQKILKTAIKTGMMPTIDSMKTLGIVQLPGMMTGLILGGVDPVNAVKYQMMVTFMMTSTTAIACFTVALLSYTRFFTRNHQLI; encoded by the coding sequence ATGAGCGTATTGTCACTTATATTGTCATCAAGTCTCGTATTGGTATCGATTTTTATTTCATATTATCAAAAACTTGGCGTTGAAAAAGAAGTAATTATTGGCTCTGTAAGAGCGGTTGTACAGCTTACGATTGTTGGATATATTCTTCATTATATTTTTAGCGCCAATAATATATTATTTACACTTGCGATGGTTATTGTAATGATTATTGTAGCAGGAAATAATGCGGCAAAAAGAGGAAAGGGAATACCATATGTGTTTTATTTTATAACAATATCTATTGCATTTGGTGCTGCTATTACACTTACTGCACTCATATTATTTGGCAGTATACACTTTAAACCACAGGAAGTGATTCCAGTCTCGGGTATGATAATCGGAAATGCAATGGTTTCATCTGGATTAACAGTGTCAAGGCTTAAAGATGAGATGAAAAATAGAAGGCATGAGATCGAAACATATCTTTCGCTAGGTGCTAATTCAAGACAAGCATCGCAGAAAATACTAAAAACAGCTATCAAAACAGGAATGATGCCTACGATAGATAGTATGAAAACACTTGGAATTGTGCAGTTGCCAGGAATGATGACAGGTTTAATTCTTGGCGGTGTTGATCCTGTAAATGCGGTTAAATATCAGATGATGGTTACATTTATGATGACATCTACTACAGCAATAGCATGTTTTACAGTTGCGCTTTTGTCATATACCCGCTTCTTCACAAGAAACCATCAATTGATTTAA
- a CDS encoding P-II family nitrogen regulator: MKKVDCIVRPDVLEEVKAELNKIKIHGMTVSQVFGCGLQKGKKEIYRGEEIEISLLPKVKIEIVTDDSNVESIVDAVTKVARTGNVGDGKIFIYDIQDAIRIRTGERGEKAI; this comes from the coding sequence ATGAAAAAAGTCGATTGTATTGTAAGACCAGATGTTTTAGAAGAAGTTAAGGCAGAATTGAATAAAATAAAAATACATGGTATGACAGTGTCACAGGTTTTTGGATGTGGTCTGCAGAAAGGGAAAAAAGAGATCTACAGAGGAGAAGAAATAGAAATAAGCCTCCTTCCAAAAGTTAAGATAGAGATAGTGACAGATGATTCAAACGTTGAAAGCATCGTAGATGCTGTGACAAAAGTGGCAAGGACAGGCAACGTAGGTGATGGAAAGATATTTATATATGACATACAAGACGCTATAAGGATAAGAACCGGTGAGCGTGGAGAAAAAGCGATATAG
- a CDS encoding phosphate ABC transporter ATP-binding protein — translation MREIKFIDVGYSDSDEVILKDITIEIPTGYIYTIIGPSGAGKSTLIKLINRLIDPTEGKILIDGKDIKDYDIIELRRKIGMVFQQPYLFDGTVEDNIKYGPMLKGKKGIDVEYYLSIVGLDKNYRTRKVDDLSGGEAQRISIARTLANEPEVLLLDEPTSALDPASTQVIEELVMDLKNKLNLTFIWITHNMEQAKRVGDYTVFINKGRLVEYGETRTFFLNPKNDVTKLFIDGKLTKEETE, via the coding sequence ATGAGAGAGATAAAGTTTATAGATGTAGGCTATAGTGATTCTGACGAGGTAATATTGAAAGACATAACAATTGAAATTCCTACGGGTTATATATACACCATCATAGGGCCGTCAGGTGCTGGTAAGTCTACTTTGATAAAATTAATAAATAGACTTATTGACCCAACTGAAGGCAAAATATTGATAGACGGAAAGGATATAAAAGATTATGACATAATCGAACTTAGGCGAAAGATTGGAATGGTTTTTCAGCAGCCATATCTTTTTGATGGTACGGTTGAAGACAATATTAAATACGGACCTATGCTTAAAGGAAAGAAAGGTATTGACGTGGAATATTATTTAAGTATAGTTGGGCTTGATAAAAATTATAGAACAAGAAAAGTCGATGATTTATCTGGTGGTGAAGCACAGAGAATTTCCATAGCAAGGACACTTGCAAATGAACCTGAAGTTTTACTGCTAGATGAACCGACGTCTGCACTAGATCCAGCATCTACACAAGTGATTGAGGAGCTTGTAATGGATTTAAAAAACAAATTAAATCTTACATTTATTTGGATTACGCATAATATGGAACAGGCAAAACGTGTTGGAGATTATACTGTTTTTATAAACAAAGGTCGACTAGTTGAATACGGAGAAACAAGAACTTTTTTCTTGAATCCTAAAAACGATGTAACAAAGCTTTTTATCGATGGGAAATTGACAAAGGAGGAAACTGAATGA
- a CDS encoding Gfo/Idh/MocA family protein, giving the protein MAKEIKLGFIGLGYIGTIHATACFAIPLIFKRLPFTVKFGQVCKNNIDDLPYFFEGGVKTIDELLQDNDLTAVDICTPNYLHKKQAVEVMKKGLNIYLEKPIGLNGDEAFELMSMAREKNVINQAALMYRFMPAINQARDIINNGEIGDVLNFKALMLHSGYLDPKRPMSWKMRFDTSGGGAVIDLGIHLVDAIRFMLGEVKILQARSETYFKKRPTSNGFDSYEEVDVDDWTEAYFKMQNGAWGTVETSRISADIEEETRFEIYGTKGSITISTKQPRYAFVYKKQDNQYIVGNYKEKSTFSKYVDTIYPDPKYSLGFMVDMHMASLMNFFLNIVEGKIVHKETPTFEEAYKSQLIIDKIIESAKNDSMMIEF; this is encoded by the coding sequence ATGGCAAAAGAAATAAAATTAGGTTTCATAGGGCTTGGATACATAGGGACGATTCATGCTACAGCTTGTTTTGCAATCCCTCTAATCTTTAAAAGATTACCATTTACAGTAAAATTTGGACAAGTTTGCAAGAATAACATAGATGACCTGCCGTATTTTTTTGAAGGTGGTGTAAAAACAATAGACGAACTTTTGCAAGATAATGATCTTACTGCTGTCGATATATGTACTCCAAACTATCTGCATAAGAAACAGGCAGTTGAGGTTATGAAAAAAGGTTTAAACATTTATCTTGAAAAGCCTATCGGATTAAATGGTGATGAAGCTTTTGAATTGATGAGCATGGCAAGAGAAAAAAATGTCATAAACCAAGCGGCCCTCATGTATAGATTTATGCCAGCAATAAATCAGGCGAGGGACATAATAAACAATGGCGAGATAGGGGATGTGCTAAATTTTAAAGCTTTAATGCTACATTCGGGATATCTAGATCCTAAAAGACCTATGTCGTGGAAAATGCGATTTGATACATCTGGTGGAGGAGCAGTAATTGACTTGGGAATACACCTTGTGGATGCAATAAGGTTTATGCTTGGAGAAGTAAAGATATTGCAAGCAAGATCAGAGACATATTTTAAGAAAAGACCCACATCAAATGGATTTGATTCATACGAAGAAGTAGATGTAGATGACTGGACAGAAGCATATTTTAAGATGCAGAATGGTGCATGGGGGACAGTGGAGACATCTAGGATATCAGCGGATATAGAAGAAGAGACGCGATTTGAGATATACGGTACAAAAGGTTCTATAACCATATCTACAAAGCAACCTAGATATGCTTTTGTTTACAAAAAACAGGATAATCAGTATATTGTCGGCAATTATAAAGAGAAGAGCACATTCTCAAAATATGTTGATACAATATATCCAGATCCGAAATATTCATTAGGATTTATGGTAGATATGCATATGGCTAGCCTTATGAATTTCTTTTTGAACATTGTAGAGGGGAAAATAGTACATAAAGAAACGCCTACTTTTGAAGAGGCCTATAAAAGTCAGTTGATAATAGACAAAATAATAGAATCAGCCAAAAACGACAGCATGATGATAGAATTTTAA
- a CDS encoding ammonium transporter: MKKKVIIGIALALLLAMTVGVVYAAGGDPTGANLGTVKDITSAVAGKPTLEEVATQVAKNKLGINFVWVMLTAFLIFFFQAGFALVETGFTQAKNAMHTMAMNLMVFLVGTVGFFLTGFAFMMGGSGSFSSLGGTAPLNHALSIGGWNLLGLNGFFLSSGGTYDVGVYALFFFEMVFMDTTVTIPTGAMAERVKFLAVVIGSFFVSMVYYPIYGGWVWGGGWLSQLGAKLGLGNGVIDFAGSGVVHAMGGMMALAGAMVIGPRIGKFKKDGTPVAIPGHDIPMAILGTIILFFGWFAFNAGSTLNGTDLRLAVVATNTMIAGAVGGLVAMLYMWVKYGKPDPSMMCNGALAGLVAITAPCAFVNGISAFIIGAVAGILVCISVAFVENKLKIDDPVGAFSVHGVNGLWGILSVGIFADGTYGAGLNGVQSAVTGILYGSTGQLWAQLIDMAVIVVYGFGLSYLFYKALDAIMGIRVKPEDEIAGLDLPEMGVLAYPDFQLTPVVNSDGVLEKNMKSPEVIDDTGISKGVK; this comes from the coding sequence ATGAAAAAGAAAGTGATAATAGGTATTGCATTGGCATTACTTTTGGCAATGACAGTAGGGGTGGTATATGCTGCTGGTGGCGATCCAACGGGAGCAAATCTTGGCACTGTAAAGGACATTACAAGCGCAGTTGCAGGCAAGCCTACATTAGAAGAAGTAGCTACACAGGTTGCAAAGAATAAGCTTGGCATTAATTTTGTATGGGTAATGTTAACTGCATTTTTGATATTCTTCTTTCAAGCTGGATTTGCACTTGTTGAAACAGGCTTTACACAGGCTAAAAATGCAATGCACACTATGGCTATGAATCTTATGGTATTTTTAGTAGGTACTGTTGGATTTTTCTTGACAGGTTTTGCATTTATGATGGGGGGCTCCGGCTCATTTTCAAGCCTTGGTGGTACAGCACCTTTAAACCACGCATTAAGCATAGGAGGATGGAATTTACTGGGGCTTAATGGATTTTTTCTGTCAAGTGGTGGAACGTATGATGTAGGTGTGTATGCGTTGTTCTTCTTTGAGATGGTATTTATGGATACGACGGTTACAATACCTACTGGTGCGATGGCAGAGAGAGTCAAATTTTTAGCGGTTGTAATTGGATCGTTTTTCGTTTCAATGGTTTATTATCCTATCTATGGTGGATGGGTCTGGGGAGGAGGATGGCTTTCACAGCTTGGAGCCAAACTCGGCCTGGGGAATGGTGTAATTGATTTTGCAGGATCTGGTGTCGTTCATGCAATGGGGGGCATGATGGCACTTGCAGGAGCGATGGTCATAGGACCGAGGATAGGTAAATTCAAAAAGGATGGTACACCTGTGGCGATACCAGGACATGATATACCAATGGCTATTCTCGGTACCATCATACTTTTCTTCGGATGGTTTGCGTTTAATGCAGGTTCCACACTTAATGGAACGGATCTAAGATTGGCAGTTGTTGCAACAAATACCATGATCGCCGGGGCTGTAGGAGGACTTGTTGCAATGCTTTATATGTGGGTTAAGTATGGAAAACCGGATCCGTCTATGATGTGCAACGGCGCTCTTGCCGGACTTGTGGCGATAACGGCTCCATGTGCATTTGTAAATGGAATATCAGCTTTTATAATCGGTGCGGTAGCTGGCATTTTGGTATGCATATCTGTTGCTTTTGTCGAAAATAAACTTAAGATAGATGATCCGGTAGGAGCATTTTCTGTACATGGTGTGAACGGTTTATGGGGTATTTTAAGCGTCGGCATATTTGCAGATGGCACATATGGTGCAGGGCTCAACGGAGTACAAAGTGCCGTAACAGGAATACTTTACGGCAGTACAGGTCAGCTTTGGGCACAGCTTATAGACATGGCGGTTATAGTCGTATATGGATTTGGATTAAGCTACTTGTTCTATAAAGCCCTTGATGCTATAATGGGTATAAGAGTCAAACCGGAAGATGAAATCGCAGGGCTTGATTTGCCGGAAATGGGTGTTTTAGCATATCCTGATTTCCAATTGACACCTGTTGTGAACTCAGATGGAGTTCTTGAAAAGAATATGAAAAGTCCGGAAGTTATTGATGATACCGGGATAAGCAAGGGGGTAAAATAA
- a CDS encoding glycerol dehydrogenase, giving the protein MTKAIIGPSKYVQGNGELRRISEHTKSLGKNFLVIASSNGIIRTKSIIEESFSNTEISLCFESFGGECSEEEIERLRNFVKKTNSDVIVGIGGGKIFDTVKAVAYYENIPVVIVPTIASTDAPCSALSVIYTSEGIFSKYLLLPKNPDLVLVDTEIIASAPARLLVAGMGDALATYFEARACLRSNASTMAGAKSTKAAMALAKLCYDTLLEDGLKAKLAVENKTVTKAVENIVEANTYLSGIGFESGGLAAAHAIHNGFTVIEECHQLYHGEKVAFGTLVQLVLENSPLEEIEEVVEFCMSVGLPVTLEDIGIKEINYEKIKKVAEASCAPDETIHNMPFKVVAADVYAAILSADAIGKMYKNKRSR; this is encoded by the coding sequence ATGACAAAAGCTATAATAGGCCCTTCGAAATATGTACAAGGCAATGGAGAACTTAGAAGAATTAGCGAACATACAAAATCTTTAGGGAAAAATTTTCTTGTTATTGCTAGTAGTAATGGTATTATCAGAACAAAATCTATAATTGAAGAAAGCTTCTCCAACACAGAGATTTCGCTTTGTTTTGAATCATTTGGCGGAGAATGTTCTGAAGAAGAAATCGAAAGACTTAGAAATTTTGTTAAGAAAACAAACTCTGATGTCATAGTTGGCATTGGCGGTGGAAAAATATTTGATACTGTAAAAGCAGTTGCTTATTACGAAAATATTCCGGTAGTTATAGTTCCTACTATAGCTTCAACAGATGCCCCTTGTAGTGCATTATCTGTAATTTACACAAGTGAGGGAATCTTTAGTAAGTATCTTTTGCTTCCTAAAAATCCTGATTTAGTGCTTGTAGATACTGAAATTATAGCTAGTGCCCCTGCAAGACTTCTTGTTGCTGGAATGGGTGACGCTCTAGCTACTTATTTTGAAGCAAGAGCATGTCTACGTTCTAATGCATCTACGATGGCTGGAGCAAAATCTACAAAAGCTGCAATGGCACTGGCCAAACTTTGCTATGATACTTTACTTGAAGATGGATTAAAAGCAAAACTTGCTGTTGAAAATAAAACTGTCACAAAAGCTGTTGAAAACATAGTAGAAGCTAATACATATTTAAGTGGAATAGGTTTTGAAAGTGGTGGACTTGCTGCTGCTCATGCCATACACAATGGATTTACTGTTATTGAAGAGTGTCACCAATTATATCACGGTGAAAAAGTAGCTTTTGGAACATTGGTACAGTTGGTGCTTGAAAATAGTCCTTTAGAGGAGATTGAGGAAGTAGTAGAGTTTTGCATGAGTGTTGGACTCCCTGTTACGTTAGAAGATATTGGAATTAAAGAAATAAATTATGAAAAGATTAAAAAAGTTGCAGAAGCTTCCTGTGCGCCTGATGAAACTATTCACAATATGCCCTTTAAAGTTGTTGCTGCAGATGTTTATGCTGCTATACTTTCCGCTGATGCAATAGGAAAAATGTACAAAAATAAGAGATCTAGATAA
- a CDS encoding ammonium transporter: MKKKIFVPAIFLITAVPNIAFAATGKIDTGDTAFILFSAALVMIMTPGLALFYGGMVNGKNVISIMMQSFTIIALISVQWVLFGFSLSFSGDTYHLIGNLHWAGLNNIGLEPDSTYSSTIPLLAFMVYQLMFAIITPALITGAFAERMKFSAFIVFTLLWTTLVYDPLAHWVWGNGGWLKNLGALDFAGGTVVHISSGVSGLVAALILGKRKNAKMVPHHMPMVLMGAAFLWFGWFGFNAGSALSVNGIAVNAFVVTNTAAAAAAIGWVLTEWKVSGKPTLLGAVSGAVAGLVAITPASGYVTAVSAIVIGVISGIICFISVNYIKHKFGYDDSLDAFGIHGVGGTWGALATGLFATKAINPAGANGLFYGNPNQLLIQFLSVAATYIFAGLMSFIILKVISIFMELRVTKEEEELGLDIVEHGEEAYNLGFKAIDFNQ, translated from the coding sequence ATGAAAAAAAAGATATTTGTCCCAGCAATTTTTTTAATAACGGCAGTACCAAACATAGCTTTTGCTGCTACAGGAAAGATTGATACAGGAGATACGGCGTTTATATTATTTTCAGCAGCTTTAGTCATGATTATGACGCCGGGACTTGCACTTTTCTACGGTGGCATGGTTAATGGGAAAAACGTGATAAGCATAATGATGCAAAGTTTTACTATTATTGCACTTATTTCTGTACAATGGGTATTATTTGGATTTTCATTATCTTTCAGTGGTGATACATACCACTTGATAGGCAATTTACATTGGGCTGGACTTAATAACATCGGTCTTGAACCCGACAGTACTTATTCATCTACGATACCACTTCTAGCGTTTATGGTATATCAATTGATGTTTGCTATAATAACACCTGCTTTAATAACTGGTGCGTTTGCTGAAAGAATGAAATTTTCAGCATTTATAGTATTTACACTCCTTTGGACAACGTTAGTATATGATCCACTTGCACATTGGGTATGGGGAAATGGCGGATGGCTTAAAAACTTAGGTGCATTGGACTTTGCAGGCGGTACAGTTGTTCACATAAGTTCTGGCGTATCAGGTCTTGTAGCAGCTTTAATTCTTGGTAAGAGAAAGAATGCAAAGATGGTACCGCATCACATGCCGATGGTTTTGATGGGGGCAGCATTCTTGTGGTTTGGTTGGTTTGGATTTAATGCAGGAAGTGCTTTATCTGTAAATGGCATTGCAGTTAATGCATTTGTTGTGACAAATACGGCTGCCGCTGCTGCAGCAATAGGATGGGTATTAACTGAATGGAAAGTAAGCGGTAAGCCGACACTACTAGGTGCTGTAAGTGGCGCTGTAGCAGGACTTGTTGCAATTACACCAGCGTCAGGATATGTTACAGCCGTTTCAGCAATTGTAATAGGTGTTATATCAGGTATAATATGCTTTATATCTGTCAATTACATTAAGCATAAGTTTGGATATGATGATTCGCTTGACGCATTTGGAATACACGGTGTTGGAGGTACATGGGGTGCACTGGCGACAGGACTATTTGCAACTAAGGCTATAAATCCTGCAGGTGCAAATGGCTTATTTTACGGCAATCCAAATCAATTGTTGATTCAATTTTTAAGCGTTGCTGCAACGTATATCTTTGCAGGATTGATGTCATTCATCATACTTAAAGTAATAAGCATATTTATGGAGCTTAGAGTGACTAAAGAAGAAGAGGAATTAGGACTTGATATAGTAGAACATGGCGAGGAAGCGTATAATCTTGGGTTTAAAGCGATTGACTTTAACCAATAA